One Coccinella septempunctata chromosome X, icCocSept1.1, whole genome shotgun sequence genomic window carries:
- the LOC123321558 gene encoding COMM domain-containing protein 4: MKFRFCGNSDCPDWVLAIIINNLAKLSSAKLKLLSQIVADGIIKPPLEIEEAEKLFSESKLDSDLELKACIACLRFIIFSTCKFQCETSALFSELQQLGLPREHSSSLKKVVDEKQDAILKILKASGLKVNPLESVSVEVAKESSAIIMNVQVNGQTEQCTIAKETVSVLLKNLKESKMRMEELKGYNQKILQL; encoded by the exons ATG aAATTCCGATTCTGTGGAAACTCAGATTGTCCTGATTGGGTATTGGCTATTATTATAAATAATCTGGCAAAATTGTCTTCTGCTAAGTTGAAACTTCTATCTCAAATCGTAGCGGATGGAATTATTAAGCCCCCCCTTGAA ATTGAAGaagctgaaaaattattttcagagtCGAAATTAG ACTCTGATTTAGAATTGAAGGCTTGTATAGCTTGTCTGAGGTTCATTATATTCTCAacgtgcaaatttcaatgtgaaacAAGTGCACTATTCAGTGAATTACAACAACTAGGTTTGCCTCGAGAGCATAGCTCTTCATTGAAGAAGGTGGTTGACGAGAAGCAAGATGCCATATTGAAGATTTTGAAAGCGTCTGGTTTGAAGG TGAATCCTTTGGAATCAGTAAGTGTTGAAGTAGCCAAAGAGAGCAGTGCAATTATAATGAATGTACAAGTCAATGGCCAAACAGAACAATGCACAATCGCAAAGGAAACAGTTAGTGTTTTATTGAAGAATCTGAAGGAATCTAAGATGAGGATGGAAGAATTGAAAGGATACAATCAGAAAATACTGCAGTTATAA